One window of Paenibacillus sp. FSL K6-3182 genomic DNA carries:
- a CDS encoding GDYXXLXY domain-containing protein, translating into MLRLNVARVGFLMGVSLLLASIIYFFAANWGGLVRADKILASAGIMVLFYGAAFVFSKMKIMLGHHDFLSVTFLVGGCVAFGVAVALLNQIYNSHADTYELFLVWSIPALLLAFITRFNPFYILAYILVHLTLWQYFFPSAYSIVHSDQEILLIGWLFALINLILFALIEAKRLSSVPLKFISFTAFHISLLVLTSSDLYEHYGAWMNVASAAAIAFGFYYFTQVRLDKIMLTLNALAASAFAVFKYFELMSEHYSTLFFIFGLLFVALLLTANVLFFRYLNKLGKHQSSSNERDDQASHPSEEHKSTLVGKIAFTIVTVIGVLIGSISLVGLVLLAAGEIPPENILFVVSLLFIIPTLLLTRLNTAVRYTVLTIGYIAGLISTAWIDTSALSIFFITVLLVGWFKWQGRVPHFFIYTLLNINIAILLFQLFGSVHNAASFIVFIVTSLNAVIYASHHLLREGAFKIHVRECGWLFTLLLLFWLTFMDNIFPYSYELFNILNFIVVTIAAFLFVRRSQALEAAISFVFWFIFLAFKYYDLFWTLLHKSITLALLGVIIIAATYIYAYRTRAAVSEQADSFSRLLRRSPALIAIVVVLQLGYVGYHAAVSEILLSSGTPIKLAIVPLDPRSILQGDYVALQYNISVPPDHITQELERRPSNSRIKVVLQQGAGGVYNLDRLYKKGEPLADKEIIINGSTSGWRNIQYGIESYFVPEGTGLETEQNARFAYVMVGTKGDAILEKLTKE; encoded by the coding sequence ATGCTTCGATTAAATGTTGCGCGTGTTGGGTTTCTAATGGGCGTTTCACTTCTGCTTGCTTCCATCATCTATTTCTTCGCGGCGAACTGGGGCGGCCTAGTCCGCGCCGATAAAATTCTCGCGTCAGCCGGCATCATGGTGTTATTCTATGGCGCAGCTTTCGTTTTTTCCAAAATGAAAATAATGCTTGGGCATCACGATTTTTTGTCTGTTACTTTTCTAGTCGGCGGCTGTGTTGCGTTTGGCGTGGCGGTTGCCCTTCTAAATCAAATATATAATTCACATGCGGACACCTATGAGCTGTTTCTCGTTTGGTCCATTCCTGCTCTGCTGCTCGCGTTCATTACCCGCTTTAATCCTTTTTATATCCTTGCCTATATACTCGTTCATCTAACCCTGTGGCAATACTTTTTCCCAAGCGCGTATTCTATCGTCCATAGCGACCAAGAAATTTTGCTGATTGGCTGGTTATTTGCGCTTATCAATCTTATTCTATTCGCATTAATAGAAGCCAAACGTCTCTCATCAGTACCACTTAAATTCATTAGCTTTACTGCCTTTCATATTTCTTTGCTCGTCTTGACAAGTTCCGATCTATACGAACATTATGGCGCATGGATGAACGTCGCAAGCGCTGCGGCAATCGCGTTCGGATTCTATTATTTCACCCAAGTTCGCCTGGATAAAATCATGCTTACCCTTAACGCGCTGGCTGCTTCCGCTTTCGCTGTATTTAAATATTTCGAGCTGATGTCCGAGCATTATTCCACCTTGTTTTTTATATTCGGACTCCTCTTTGTCGCTTTATTACTCACAGCCAACGTCTTATTCTTCCGTTACTTAAACAAGCTCGGCAAGCATCAGTCAAGCTCTAATGAACGAGATGACCAAGCATCCCATCCATCAGAAGAACATAAGAGCACTCTTGTTGGCAAAATCGCATTCACAATCGTTACCGTAATCGGTGTTTTGATTGGCAGTATCTCCTTAGTAGGCTTAGTACTATTAGCCGCTGGTGAAATCCCGCCCGAAAACATTTTATTTGTAGTGTCACTGCTGTTTATTATTCCAACACTGCTGCTGACTCGCTTAAATACGGCTGTACGCTACACAGTGCTTACGATTGGATATATAGCTGGACTTATCTCTACCGCTTGGATTGATACTTCAGCCTTATCTATTTTTTTCATAACGGTACTGCTGGTCGGATGGTTCAAATGGCAAGGAAGGGTACCGCATTTCTTTATCTATACCTTACTGAATATCAATATCGCTATTCTTCTGTTTCAGTTATTTGGATCTGTTCATAATGCAGCTTCCTTCATCGTGTTCATCGTGACGTCGCTCAATGCAGTCATTTACGCTAGTCACCATCTGCTCAGAGAAGGCGCCTTCAAGATTCATGTAAGAGAATGCGGTTGGCTCTTTACTTTGCTGCTTCTATTTTGGCTAACCTTTATGGATAACATTTTCCCTTACTCATATGAGCTATTTAATATATTGAATTTCATTGTAGTTACGATCGCAGCCTTTCTATTTGTTAGGCGCAGCCAAGCTCTTGAAGCAGCCATAAGCTTCGTATTCTGGTTCATTTTCCTTGCGTTCAAATATTACGACTTGTTCTGGACGTTATTGCACAAGTCGATTACACTCGCCCTGCTTGGCGTGATTATCATAGCAGCTACTTATATTTACGCCTATAGAACACGCGCAGCAGTGTCTGAACAAGCGGACTCATTCAGCCGATTGCTGCGCAGAAGCCCCGCTCTCATTGCTATCGTTGTAGTGCTGCAGCTCGGTTATGTCGGTTACCATGCCGCAGTAAGCGAAATATTGCTCTCGAGCGGCACTCCGATTAAGCTGGCCATCGTTCCGCTTGATCCACGATCCATTTTGCAAGGCGATTATGTAGCGCTCCAATATAATATTTCGGTACCGCCAGATCACATCACTCAGGAACTGGAAAGACGTCCAAGCAACAGCCGAATTAAGGTCGTGCTTCAACAAGGTGCCGGCGGCGTATACAACTTGGATCGTTTATATAAAAAAGGTGAGCCTTTAGCTGACAAGGAAATCATTATTAACGGTTCCACTAGCGGCTGGAGAAACATCCAGTACGGCATAGAATCTTATTTTGTACCCGAAGGCACTGGGCTGGAAACGGAGCAAAATGCCCGCTTTGCGTATGTAATGGTTGGAACAAAAGGCGACGCTATACTAGAGAAATTAACAAAAGAATAG
- a CDS encoding MGMT family protein: MQPYTQRVVSIIKAIPEGTVMTYGQVAELAGNRRGARQVVRVLHSMSGIYNLPWHRVVNAKGEISIQEEEARYMQIFYLKEEGVAASEDGRIDLEKYRYNPEREEER; the protein is encoded by the coding sequence ATGCAGCCCTATACGCAAAGAGTTGTATCCATCATTAAGGCGATTCCGGAAGGCACCGTAATGACGTATGGTCAAGTCGCAGAACTGGCTGGCAATCGCAGGGGGGCAAGGCAGGTTGTCCGAGTTCTGCATTCGATGAGCGGCATTTATAATCTTCCCTGGCACAGAGTTGTTAATGCAAAAGGGGAGATATCGATTCAAGAGGAGGAAGCTCGTTACATGCAGATCTTTTATTTAAAAGAGGAAGGTGTTGCAGCGAGCGAGGACGGGCGAATTGATTTGGAAAAATACCGCTACAATCCGGAAAGAGAAGAAGAAAGATGA
- a CDS encoding DUF1641 domain-containing protein, protein MSQPSAGQEVAASLVEEKQTLDVLDQLMKPEVQESLTVLVDSLPKLAEMVTLMTKAYDFAQNIATDKVLINDFAQGIGEFVKPVQEKAKGIATAAIEAGERSQEAANSSVGLFAMLKMLKDPEVQKTLRFAQAFLSVLSERKNDKV, encoded by the coding sequence ATGTCACAACCATCTGCTGGACAAGAGGTTGCAGCTAGCCTCGTCGAAGAAAAACAAACGTTGGATGTACTTGATCAATTGATGAAGCCGGAGGTTCAAGAGTCTCTAACTGTACTCGTGGACAGCCTGCCAAAATTAGCTGAAATGGTTACTCTAATGACCAAAGCTTATGATTTTGCACAAAACATCGCTACAGACAAAGTGTTGATCAACGATTTCGCTCAAGGTATCGGTGAATTCGTTAAACCGGTTCAAGAGAAAGCAAAAGGTATCGCAACAGCAGCTATTGAAGCTGGCGAGCGCTCGCAAGAAGCGGCTAACTCTTCTGTTGGCCTATTCGCTATGTTGAAAATGCTTAAAGATCCGGAAGTTCAAAAAACGCTTCGTTTCGCGCAAGCTTTCCTAAGTGTTTTGTCTGAACGCAAAAACGATAAAGTATAA
- a CDS encoding NAD(P)/FAD-dependent oxidoreductase: MSKQILILGGGYGGLLTALTARKHLTAAEASITIVNRFPTHQIITELHRLAGDTIAEQAVALPLSKLLGDKQVNIIVDSVKEIKPNEKQVVLESGQVQKYDTLVVALGSETNYFGIPGLEENSLVLKSVADANKIRKHVEDRLDAYKKSGNKADATIVVGGGGLTGVELVGEFADRLPEVCRSKGIDFNDISLYCVEAGPAVLPIFPKVLIDRAVTSLEKRGVNFITSVAITEATKSSVSLKDGRTIESSTIIWTGGVKGNPVVGSSGLAEDRGRSLVTPTLQSTSHADVFLAGDCAVVFPEGSERPYPPTAQLAWQMGETVGYNLAVQIKGGVMDKFVPVFSGTLGSLGRKDGVGTIGGNATQLKGLPASLMKEASNVRYLSHIHGLFALAY, translated from the coding sequence ATGTCGAAGCAAATACTAATTCTTGGTGGCGGTTATGGCGGTCTTCTTACTGCTCTAACAGCACGCAAACATTTGACTGCAGCAGAAGCTAGCATCACAATCGTAAACCGTTTTCCAACTCACCAAATCATTACTGAGCTGCACAGACTTGCTGGGGACACAATTGCTGAGCAAGCAGTTGCTCTACCGCTTAGCAAGCTTCTAGGCGACAAACAAGTTAACATCATCGTTGACTCGGTTAAAGAAATTAAACCTAACGAGAAGCAAGTGGTTCTTGAAAGCGGACAAGTGCAAAAGTACGACACTCTTGTTGTAGCACTTGGAAGTGAAACAAACTACTTCGGCATTCCAGGATTGGAAGAGAACAGCCTTGTTCTTAAATCCGTTGCTGATGCTAACAAAATCCGCAAGCATGTTGAAGATCGTCTTGACGCTTACAAAAAATCAGGCAATAAAGCTGACGCAACAATCGTTGTTGGCGGCGGCGGCTTGACTGGCGTTGAGCTTGTTGGCGAATTCGCTGACAGACTTCCTGAGGTTTGCCGCAGCAAAGGCATCGACTTCAATGATATTTCGCTGTATTGCGTAGAAGCCGGCCCTGCCGTTCTGCCAATCTTCCCGAAAGTATTGATCGATCGCGCTGTAACAAGCCTTGAGAAACGTGGCGTTAACTTCATCACTAGCGTAGCGATTACAGAAGCGACAAAAAGCTCCGTATCGCTTAAAGACGGTCGTACGATTGAATCCAGCACAATCATTTGGACTGGCGGCGTTAAAGGTAATCCAGTTGTCGGCAGCAGCGGTCTTGCAGAAGACCGTGGTCGTTCACTTGTTACACCAACGCTTCAATCGACTTCACACGCTGATGTATTCCTTGCTGGCGACTGCGCAGTTGTATTCCCAGAAGGCAGCGAACGTCCTTACCCTCCAACAGCTCAGCTTGCTTGGCAAATGGGCGAAACGGTAGGCTACAACCTAGCGGTTCAAATCAAAGGCGGCGTTATGGATAAGTTTGTACCTGTATTCTCCGGAACACTGGGCAGCCTTGGCCGTAAAGATGGCGTGGGCACAATCGGCGGCAACGCGACTCAGCTTAAGGGCTTGCCTGCTTCCCTAATGAAGGAAGCAAGTAACGTTCGTTACTTGTCGCATATTCACGGTTTGTTCGCACTAGCTTACTAA
- a CDS encoding DUF3502 domain-containing protein — protein MIGNINYMLFDVKTPEDYLKMQTTETSNPVEFSPVLGFRLNTEPIAVEYANVLSEVKSKIIPIKMGVVSYDKYFPAALQSLKAAGLDKVIAEYQKQFKEWQALQK, from the coding sequence ATGATCGGCAACATTAACTACATGTTGTTTGATGTGAAGACGCCGGAAGATTATTTGAAAATGCAAACGACAGAGACTTCGAATCCAGTTGAATTCTCACCTGTTCTTGGTTTCCGCCTCAATACGGAGCCGATTGCTGTTGAATATGCGAATGTGCTATCCGAAGTGAAATCGAAGATCATTCCAATTAAAATGGGCGTGGTATCCTACGATAAATACTTCCCGGCAGCTCTTCAAAGCTTAAAGGCTGCTGGATTAGACAAGGTTATCGCTGAATATCAGAAGCAATTTAAAGAATGGCAGGCATTGCAGAAGTAA
- a CDS encoding helix-turn-helix transcriptional regulator, with protein sequence MNQNNKLSPGYLGKLFRSHTQLSFNDYLKKIRLEEATRLLTTTNDSIAVISESVGVLNTTYFFTLFKKTYGISPAQYREQHTK encoded by the coding sequence ATGAATCAAAATAATAAGTTATCTCCCGGCTACCTCGGCAAGCTGTTCCGCAGCCATACGCAGCTGTCGTTTAATGATTATTTAAAGAAAATTCGGCTGGAGGAAGCTACGCGGCTTCTTACGACAACAAATGATTCCATTGCGGTCATCAGCGAAAGTGTCGGCGTGCTCAACACAACCTATTTCTTCACCCTGTTCAAAAAAACATACGGCATTTCACCCGCTCAGTACCGCGAACAACATACAAAATAA
- a CDS encoding YbjN domain-containing protein, protein MSKQHKYTGDTSITTELPINFHTLTGELVPAVLRKINFQSFEESLSCQMMIEVSGQTYQDIMENEWFNLFASMRTGSSAAMDENQPVEVHVALRPSLTKLAAQHGFDAEAIFDSVRSSTEPTSKLLSLDHTESWLALELKQSVVLPEALKDEGILKIGFRTAWAAEMDQGNSVPEEPSIANGALNEHITSFLTDNELKHEVIDDQLYKLIFTSRGESWVGLIRIEEVQDYCAVYSVYPELVPEHQRQELALLLLNENMDLLSGSFELDDEDGELRFRSSYYAGKTYDSEVFSRILGNHLEAVESYFSEIREVLKR, encoded by the coding sequence ATGTCCAAACAACATAAGTATACGGGAGATACAAGCATTACTACAGAGCTGCCGATAAATTTCCATACGCTGACGGGAGAGTTAGTGCCTGCTGTCTTGCGAAAAATTAATTTTCAAAGCTTCGAGGAGTCGCTTTCTTGTCAGATGATGATCGAGGTTAGCGGCCAAACTTATCAAGATATTATGGAGAACGAGTGGTTTAACTTGTTCGCCAGCATGAGGACAGGCAGCAGCGCGGCTATGGATGAGAATCAGCCCGTAGAAGTTCATGTCGCGCTAAGGCCAAGTCTGACGAAGCTGGCTGCTCAGCATGGATTCGATGCAGAAGCTATATTCGATAGTGTGCGCTCAAGTACGGAGCCAACGAGCAAGCTGCTGAGCTTAGATCATACCGAGAGCTGGCTTGCGCTGGAATTAAAGCAAAGCGTCGTTTTGCCTGAAGCGTTGAAGGATGAAGGCATCTTAAAGATAGGATTCAGGACGGCGTGGGCTGCAGAAATGGATCAAGGAAATTCAGTACCCGAAGAGCCTTCTATTGCAAATGGGGCTTTGAATGAGCATATCACATCATTTCTAACGGACAATGAACTGAAACATGAGGTTATAGACGATCAACTGTACAAGCTTATATTTACTAGTAGAGGCGAAAGCTGGGTTGGTCTCATTCGGATCGAGGAAGTCCAGGATTATTGTGCGGTGTATTCCGTCTATCCGGAGCTCGTCCCTGAGCATCAGCGCCAGGAGCTTGCCTTGTTATTATTGAACGAGAACATGGACCTGCTAAGTGGCAGCTTCGAGCTGGATGATGAGGATGGCGAGCTAAGATTCCGATCCTCCTATTATGCCGGGAAAACGTATGATTCTGAGGTATTCAGCAGAATACTCGGCAATCACCTTGAAGCGGTAGAGTCTTATTTCTCTGAAATTCGTGAAGTGCTTAAACGCTAA
- a CDS encoding amino acid ABC transporter substrate-binding protein, translated as MKRISTLTLLISLTVLLLAACGTKNDNNTGGSKEPAVSPTAEASNSAEQAPGQEAWDSIKASGKLRIGTEGTYAPFTFHDESGKLTGFDIEIAEEVTKRLGLKAEFIETSWDSIIAGLDAKRFDTIFNQVGITDERKEKYDFSDDYIVSKAVLIVAEDNNDIKTFADLKGKKAGQSLTSNLADIARENGAEIVTTDGFSQAIDLLASKRIDATVNDGLSFLDLKKQKPELPLKIVAEAPDAAKNAALFRKGNEALIEAVNGALAEIKSDGTYLKISEKYFGADVSK; from the coding sequence ATGAAGAGAATAAGCACACTTACATTGTTGATATCACTTACCGTATTGCTGCTAGCAGCTTGCGGCACCAAGAATGACAATAACACTGGAGGCTCCAAGGAGCCAGCAGTAAGCCCGACTGCGGAAGCTTCCAATTCAGCAGAGCAAGCACCGGGGCAAGAAGCATGGGATTCAATTAAAGCAAGCGGCAAGCTCCGCATCGGTACGGAGGGCACGTACGCCCCATTTACATTTCATGATGAGTCAGGCAAGCTCACCGGCTTCGACATCGAAATTGCTGAAGAGGTTACTAAGCGACTTGGTTTAAAGGCTGAATTCATTGAGACTTCGTGGGATTCCATTATCGCCGGCCTTGATGCAAAGCGGTTTGATACTATTTTTAACCAAGTAGGTATTACAGATGAACGAAAAGAGAAATATGATTTCTCTGATGATTATATCGTTTCCAAAGCCGTATTAATCGTTGCTGAAGACAATAATGATATTAAAACGTTCGCGGACCTAAAAGGCAAGAAAGCGGGACAATCGTTAACTAGCAACCTCGCTGATATTGCTCGTGAGAATGGGGCAGAGATTGTAACAACGGATGGTTTCAGTCAAGCGATTGATTTACTTGCTTCGAAACGCATCGATGCTACCGTAAATGACGGATTATCCTTCTTGGATCTAAAGAAGCAAAAGCCTGAACTACCGCTTAAAATTGTTGCTGAAGCACCGGATGCAGCCAAAAATGCCGCTCTTTTCAGAAAAGGAAATGAAGCATTAATTGAAGCGGTTAACGGCGCGCTTGCCGAAATCAAGAGTGATGGCACTTACTTGAAAATCTCCGAGAAATATTTTGGAGCAGACGTCTCCAAATAA
- a CDS encoding amino acid ABC transporter permease produces the protein MTDRQIEILIDSLLPLLKAGVVFTIPLALVSFILGLILAIATALARLSSIKVLRLVARFYVWIIRGTPLLVQLFIIFYGLPYVGIILDPFIAAVIGFTLSVGAYGSEIVRASIQSIPKGQWEASYSVGMTRWQALRRVILPQAARVSIPPLGNSFISLVKDTSLAATITYVEMFRVAQQINAAKYEPLLIYCAAGAFYLLFCSVLSWLQNITEKRLARFSAS, from the coding sequence ATGACTGACCGTCAAATAGAGATTCTTATTGATTCACTGCTACCCCTGCTCAAAGCAGGGGTAGTTTTTACAATTCCACTCGCACTAGTTTCATTTATTTTAGGTCTAATATTAGCTATTGCTACTGCTCTTGCAAGACTATCCTCCATAAAAGTACTGCGGCTTGTTGCTCGCTTCTATGTATGGATCATTCGCGGAACTCCGCTGCTTGTCCAATTGTTTATTATTTTCTATGGTCTTCCTTATGTCGGCATTATATTAGATCCGTTTATTGCCGCTGTCATCGGCTTTACGCTCAGTGTAGGCGCCTACGGCTCCGAGATTGTCCGTGCATCGATTCAGTCGATCCCGAAAGGGCAATGGGAAGCCTCATATTCAGTAGGAATGACAAGGTGGCAGGCGCTTCGGCGAGTCATTTTACCGCAGGCGGCTCGGGTGTCCATTCCCCCGCTAGGCAACTCGTTCATCAGCCTAGTAAAGGATACTTCACTTGCCGCTACCATTACTTATGTGGAAATGTTCCGTGTAGCACAGCAAATTAACGCGGCTAAGTACGAGCCACTTCTAATTTATTGCGCCGCTGGGGCCTTCTATCTGTTGTTCTGCTCTGTTCTGTCATGGCTGCAGAATATTACCGAGAAGCGATTGGCGCGGTTTTCCGCAAGCTAA
- a CDS encoding amino acid ABC transporter ATP-binding protein produces MIEVRNLHKSFGSLEVLKGINLTLEKGKVLAIIGPSGSGKTTLLRCFNLLEVPDRGLLTIGKQSLDFEAKKKVREKEAVALRKQTGMVFQSFNLFPHKTAIENIMEAQLTVQKKSKLESRQRAAELLDKVGLGEKADFYPHQLSGGQQQRIAIARAMAIDPEVLLFDEPTSALDPELVGEVLKVIKKLAADGMTMIIVTHEMKFAADVADCVILMDGGVIIEEGPPEHVLENPQSIRAVQFLNRLASYEI; encoded by the coding sequence ATGATAGAAGTACGCAATTTGCATAAATCCTTCGGTTCTTTGGAAGTTTTGAAGGGAATTAATTTGACGTTGGAGAAAGGCAAGGTGCTCGCGATAATAGGGCCCTCCGGTTCCGGCAAGACTACGCTGCTTCGATGCTTCAACCTACTAGAAGTGCCTGATCGAGGCCTATTAACGATCGGTAAGCAATCTTTGGATTTTGAGGCGAAGAAGAAAGTTCGGGAGAAAGAAGCCGTAGCCTTGCGCAAGCAAACGGGTATGGTATTTCAATCGTTTAACCTTTTTCCACACAAAACGGCGATTGAGAATATTATGGAAGCCCAACTGACTGTGCAGAAGAAGAGCAAATTAGAATCTCGGCAACGCGCCGCAGAGCTATTGGATAAAGTTGGATTGGGCGAAAAGGCTGATTTTTACCCGCATCAATTGTCAGGCGGACAACAACAACGGATTGCCATTGCAAGAGCTATGGCCATTGATCCTGAGGTACTGCTGTTTGATGAGCCGACATCGGCACTTGATCCCGAATTGGTTGGCGAAGTGCTCAAGGTTATAAAGAAGCTTGCTGCCGATGGAATGACGATGATAATCGTCACCCACGAGATGAAGTTCGCAGCGGATGTAGCGGATTGTGTCATTCTTATGGATGGCGGAGTTATTATAGAAGAAGGGCCTCCGGAACATGTTTTGGAAAATCCTCAGAGCATACGCGCCGTTCAATTTTTAAATCGATTAGCCAGCTATGAAATCTAG
- a CDS encoding ParM/StbA family protein, which translates to MNYHFFVGNDNGNSEHDLIIDGKLVQQPNVNCTVDELPWSEEQTPESFIKNLQDQLVVTIDSPSARPGMYYVGKFALESGEVLDNLQIGIDLKSDMDLPVINTLAQIAAMAVQKAYEEEKKIPAQIDVEVDMATALPVTQHTDETSAKFEKRFTSGLHHVTVHLGMQRVAVKIVFPFAKVVPEATPVIFTLQKDSAGGWREGEIFGDFLESYEVDKKFNGSYFKDKRILHVDIGDGSTEYPITEGNKFLRQFVHGSHHGAGYAIEEALQEFNRLIHLADSPRQFFSDVIKNPNHKYHARALKTLRRPLESQVRQIVQHVKKQLTKARNEIDLICVYGGGSILMRSVLYGQLKELCTEREMQLLYIPAEYAVQLNAMGLDAFVRGKIYEALKNKAVQPA; encoded by the coding sequence ATGAACTATCATTTCTTTGTAGGCAACGATAACGGAAACAGTGAGCATGATCTTATCATTGACGGCAAGCTGGTTCAGCAGCCTAATGTAAATTGTACGGTGGACGAGCTTCCATGGAGCGAAGAGCAAACACCAGAGAGCTTTATTAAGAATTTGCAGGATCAGCTGGTTGTAACCATCGATTCGCCATCAGCAAGACCAGGGATGTACTATGTCGGGAAGTTCGCTCTAGAGAGCGGAGAAGTGCTGGACAATCTGCAAATCGGAATTGATCTGAAGAGCGATATGGATTTGCCGGTTATCAATACGCTTGCCCAAATTGCGGCGATGGCTGTTCAGAAGGCGTACGAGGAAGAGAAAAAAATACCTGCACAAATCGATGTGGAAGTAGATATGGCAACGGCGCTTCCGGTTACGCAGCACACGGATGAGACCTCTGCTAAGTTTGAGAAACGATTTACGTCTGGCTTGCACCATGTGACGGTTCATTTGGGCATGCAGCGCGTAGCTGTAAAAATCGTGTTCCCGTTTGCGAAGGTCGTTCCAGAAGCCACTCCGGTTATTTTCACGCTGCAGAAGGATTCGGCGGGCGGCTGGAGAGAGGGCGAAATCTTTGGAGATTTCCTTGAATCCTATGAAGTAGATAAGAAATTCAACGGCAGTTATTTCAAAGACAAACGCATTCTTCATGTGGATATCGGAGACGGTTCTACGGAATATCCGATTACGGAGGGGAATAAGTTTCTTCGTCAATTCGTGCATGGCAGCCATCATGGCGCCGGTTATGCGATTGAAGAAGCGCTGCAGGAGTTTAACCGACTCATTCATTTGGCGGACAGCCCGCGTCAATTTTTCAGCGATGTTATCAAAAATCCTAACCATAAATACCATGCACGTGCGCTTAAGACATTAAGAAGACCGCTTGAGAGCCAGGTTAGACAAATCGTGCAGCATGTCAAAAAACAGCTGACCAAAGCACGCAATGAAATCGATCTGATTTGCGTTTACGGCGGCGGAAGCATACTTATGCGCTCAGTACTCTACGGACAGCTGAAAGAGCTGTGTACGGAAAGAGAGATGCAGCTGCTGTATATTCCTGCCGAGTACGCAGTGCAGCTGAATGCAATGGGTCTTGATGCATTTGTGCGTGGCAAAATCTATGAGGCATTAAAAAATAAAGCGGTTCAGCCTGCATAA
- the greA gene encoding transcription elongation factor GreA: MSKDEVILTQEGLEQLQAELDDLKYVKRKELAARIKLAISYGDLKENSEYHSAKNDQSFMETRILILDKMLKKARVIEAKTLDLSKVSIGLTVILNDIEFSEKIEYKIVGTEEADVAENKISYESPLGKELLGQTVGSIINVSAPMGVIKYELLEIRA; this comes from the coding sequence ATGTCGAAAGACGAAGTAATTTTGACGCAAGAAGGCTTAGAGCAGCTGCAAGCTGAGCTGGATGATCTAAAATATGTGAAGCGCAAGGAATTGGCTGCACGGATTAAACTCGCGATCAGTTATGGCGACTTAAAGGAAAACAGCGAATATCACTCAGCCAAAAATGATCAGTCCTTCATGGAAACGAGAATTCTTATTTTAGATAAAATGCTGAAGAAGGCTCGCGTGATCGAAGCGAAAACCTTAGACCTATCGAAAGTAAGCATCGGTTTAACCGTCATTTTAAACGATATCGAATTTTCTGAGAAGATCGAGTACAAAATCGTAGGTACTGAGGAAGCAGATGTTGCGGAGAACAAAATTTCCTACGAGAGTCCACTGGGCAAAGAGCTGCTTGGTCAGACGGTAGGCAGCATCATTAACGTAAGTGCTCCTATGGGTGTTATTAAATACGAGCTTCTCGAAATCAGAGCATAA
- a CDS encoding YitT family protein, translating to MKKRIMDVITIMVGALIFALAINLFVIPNEFGEGGVTGITIILYYVFGWAPWLMSLIFNSFLLIVGYRFLDRQTVIYTIAAVLFHSLFLHLTADWSIQSDELIVNALFGGLFGGAGIGLIIRVGGTTAGTTILARIANKYLDWNISYALLFFDLIVAFSSYFIIGAEALMLTIVMLYIGTKVMDFIIEGVNPKKAVTIISKEQGKIAEQVNVVMDRGVTVIYGRGHYTKTPQEILYIVISKQELSQLKKIVKACDKNAFITIHDVRDVFGEGFIDISK from the coding sequence ATGAAGAAGAGAATAATGGATGTCATTACAATTATGGTTGGCGCACTTATTTTTGCATTAGCAATCAACTTATTTGTTATTCCGAACGAGTTTGGCGAAGGCGGGGTTACCGGGATAACGATTATTTTATATTATGTTTTCGGATGGGCACCATGGTTAATGAGCTTAATTTTCAACTCCTTCCTGCTCATTGTAGGCTATCGTTTTCTGGATCGACAGACGGTCATTTATACGATCGCAGCGGTGCTTTTCCATTCTTTATTTCTCCATTTAACAGCAGACTGGAGTATTCAATCCGATGAATTAATCGTAAATGCGCTGTTTGGCGGCTTGTTTGGCGGAGCGGGAATTGGGCTCATTATCCGCGTTGGAGGCACGACTGCAGGAACAACAATTTTGGCACGTATTGCGAATAAGTATTTGGACTGGAACATTAGCTATGCCTTGTTGTTTTTTGACTTAATCGTCGCGTTCTCCTCTTATTTCATTATCGGTGCCGAGGCGCTGATGCTTACTATTGTCATGTTATACATCGGTACCAAGGTGATGGACTTCATCATTGAAGGGGTTAATCCGAAAAAAGCGGTCACCATTATATCCAAGGAGCAAGGCAAAATTGCTGAGCAGGTTAATGTGGTGATGGATAGAGGAGTTACTGTTATTTATGGCCGCGGGCACTATACGAAAACACCGCAGGAAATTTTATATATTGTCATTAGCAAGCAGGAACTGAGCCAGTTGAAAAAAATTGTGAAGGCATGCGACAAAAATGCGTTTATTACGATTCATGATGTGCGGGACGTATTTGGCGAAGGATTTATTGATATTTCAAAATGA